Proteins from a genomic interval of Pantoea deleyi:
- a CDS encoding YqjK-like family protein → MSRREREERIHELLKHVQQQRLDLSAARRDWLEGTAHYDRGWFTFLSLRRYLAIGSSALAIYSIRSPNRLLRWAKRGFGAWSTWRMIKSAMPPR, encoded by the coding sequence ATGAGCCGCCGCGAGCGTGAAGAACGCATCCATGAACTGCTTAAGCATGTGCAGCAGCAGCGGCTGGACTTGAGCGCTGCGCGGCGTGACTGGCTGGAAGGCACCGCCCACTACGATCGCGGCTGGTTCACTTTCCTCAGCTTACGTCGCTATCTGGCTATCGGCAGCAGTGCTCTGGCCATCTACTCGATCCGCAGCCCTAACCGGCTGCTACGCTGGGCCAAACGGGGCTTCGGCGCCTGGAGCACCTGGCGCATGATCAAGTCCGCGATGCCACCGCGCTAA
- a CDS encoding DoxX family protein, with product MKKFEDTGLLLARILMPILFITAGWGKITGYAGTQQYMEAMGVPGFMLPLVILLEFGGGLAILFGFLTRFTALFTAGFTILTAFLFHSNFAEGVNQLMFMKNLSIAGGFLVLGLVGPGAYSLDHLIGKRKPQAVAR from the coding sequence ATGAAAAAATTCGAAGATACTGGTCTGTTACTGGCTCGCATCCTGATGCCAATCCTGTTCATCACGGCGGGCTGGGGCAAGATCACCGGTTATGCCGGTACGCAGCAGTATATGGAAGCGATGGGCGTGCCGGGCTTCATGCTGCCGTTGGTGATTCTGCTGGAGTTCGGCGGCGGTCTGGCCATCCTGTTTGGCTTCCTGACCCGTTTTACGGCCCTGTTCACCGCAGGCTTCACCATCCTGACGGCGTTCCTGTTCCACAGTAACTTTGCCGAAGGCGTCAACCAGCTGATGTTCATGAAGAACCTCTCTATCGCCGGTGGCTTCCTGGTATTAGGTCTGGTGGGTCCTGGCGCATACAGCCTTGATCACCTGATCGGCAAAAGAAAACCGCAGGCCGTTGCGCGCTAA
- a CDS encoding glutathione S-transferase family protein produces the protein MGQLIDGVWHDTWYDTKSTGGRFKRSASAFRHWVTADGSAGPTGNAGFTAERDRYHLYVSLACPWAHRTLLMRQLKGLDSMIDVSVVHPLMLENGWTFDDTFEEATGDKLYQNEFLYQLYLHADPQYSGRVTVPVLWDKQQNTIVSNESADIIRMFNSAFDAVGARAGDYYPQALRQEIDELNGWIYDTVNNGVYKSGFATSQSAYDEAVTALFHSLSRLEQILGQHRYLTGDQLTEADLRLWTTLVRFDPVYVTHFKCDRHRISDYRNLSGFLRDIYQMPGIAETVSLPHIRHHYYCSHKTINPHGVISLGPAFDWDEPHGRG, from the coding sequence ATGGGACAGTTAATTGACGGTGTCTGGCATGACACCTGGTACGACACCAAATCTACCGGCGGACGATTTAAACGTTCAGCATCGGCGTTTCGTCACTGGGTTACGGCGGACGGCAGTGCCGGTCCGACAGGCAACGCGGGCTTCACCGCCGAACGCGACCGCTATCATCTTTATGTTTCGCTGGCCTGCCCGTGGGCGCACCGCACCCTGCTGATGCGCCAGCTGAAAGGGCTGGACAGCATGATCGATGTGTCAGTCGTCCACCCCCTGATGCTGGAGAACGGCTGGACCTTCGATGACACTTTTGAAGAGGCGACCGGCGACAAGCTCTATCAGAACGAGTTTCTCTATCAGCTCTATCTGCACGCCGATCCGCAGTACAGTGGTCGCGTTACCGTGCCGGTTCTGTGGGACAAGCAGCAGAACACCATCGTCAGCAATGAGTCGGCGGATATTATCCGCATGTTCAACAGCGCCTTTGATGCGGTGGGCGCGCGCGCCGGTGACTATTATCCGCAGGCGCTGCGTCAGGAAATTGATGAGCTGAACGGCTGGATCTACGACACCGTGAACAACGGCGTTTACAAGTCGGGCTTTGCCACGTCGCAATCCGCCTACGATGAGGCCGTCACCGCCCTGTTCCATTCGCTGTCGCGGCTGGAGCAGATTTTAGGCCAGCATCGCTATCTGACCGGCGACCAGCTGACCGAAGCGGATCTCCGGCTCTGGACCACGCTGGTTCGTTTCGATCCGGTCTATGTGACCCACTTCAAATGCGATCGTCACCGGATTTCTGATTACAGAAACCTCAGTGGCTTCCTGCGCGACATCTATCAGATGCCCGGTATTGCAGAGACGGTCAGCCTGCCGCATATCCGTCACCACTACTATTGCAGCCACAAGACCATTAACCCGCACGGCGTCATTTCGCTGGGCCCGGCGTTTGACTGGGATGAGCCGCACGGTCGCGGCTAA